The following are encoded in a window of Danio aesculapii chromosome 12, fDanAes4.1, whole genome shotgun sequence genomic DNA:
- the p4ha1a gene encoding prolyl 4-hydroxylase subunit alpha-1a isoform X2, with the protein MMGVWSVCCFLLISLLKSSSAHSDFFTSIGHMTDLLFTEKDLVTSLKDYIKAEESKLEQVKQWAEKLDALTATAVQDPEGFLGHPVNAFKLMKRLNTEWGEVEDLVLKDMSDGFISNLTIQRQYFPNDEDQNGAAKALLRLQDTYKLDTQTISSGDLPGVNTGLPFKSTLTVEDCFELGKIAYSDADYYHTELWMAQALKQLDEGEESNVEIATVLDYLSYSVYQQGELERALEYTKRLLTVDPEHQRALGNLKYFDYQLAKQKKAEKEQSTKEESKKEQETSDGKKEYLPEKRKYEKLCRGEGLRMTPRRQRHLFCRYFNGNRHPFYTIGPVKQEDEWDRPRIIRYHEIITEQEIEKVKELSKPRLRRATVHDPQTGKLTTAQYRVSKSAWLAAYEHPIVDRINQRIEDITGLNVKTAEELQVANYGVGGQYEPHFDFGRKDEPDAFKELGTGNRIATWLFYMSDVAAGGATVFPEVGAAVKPLKGTAVFWYNLFPSGEGDYSTRHAACPVLVGNKWVSNKWIHERGQEFRRPCGLKETD; encoded by the exons ATGATGGGAGTTTGGAGTGTGTGCTGTTTTTTACTCATCTCTCTATTAAAGTCATCCTCTGCCCACAGCGACTTCTTCACCTCCATTG GTCACATGACAGATCTGCTGTTCACAGAAAAAGACCTGGTGACATCATTGAAAGACTACATTAAAGCAGAGGAGAGCAAACTAGAGCAAGTCAAACA GTGGGCAGAGAAGCTCGATGCTTTAACAGCCACAGCCGTCCAGGACCCAGAGGGCTTTTTGGGGCATCCTGTCAATGCCTTTAAACTCATGAAGAGACTAAACACAGAATGGGGTGAAGTGGAAGATCTAGTGCTCAAGGACATGTCTGATG gctttaTCTCAAACCTGACCATTCAGCGCCAGTACTTCCCCAATGATGAAGACCAGAATGGTGCAGCAAAAGCCCTCCTCCGACTGCAGGACACATATAAACTGGACACACAGACCATCTCTTCTGGAGACCTGCCTG gtgtTAATACAGGTTTACCATTTAAAAGCACCCTAACGGTAGAGGACTGTTTTGAGCTGGGAAAAATCGCCTACTCTGACGCAGACTACTATCACACAGAGCTGTGGATGGCCCAGGCGCTCAAGCAGCTTGATGAAGGAGAAGAATCCAACGTTGAGATAGCCACTGTTCTGGACTACCTCAGTTACTCCGTCTACCAACAGGGGGAGCTGGAGAGAGCACTGGAATATACCAAGAGACTGCTTACTGTGG ATCCGGAGCACCAGCGAGCTCTTGGGAACCTAAAATATTTTGACTACCAGCTAGCCAAACAGAAGAAGGCAGAGAAGGAACAGAGCACCAAGGAAGAGAGCAAGAAGGAGCAAGAAACGTCAGATGGGAAGAAGGAATATCTCCCTGAGAAGAGGAAATATGAGAAGCTGTGTAGAGGAGAAGGACTCAGAATG ACTCCTAGGAGACAGAGGCATTTGTTCTGCCGTTACTTCAACGGTAACAGACATCCATTTTACACAATCGGGCCAGTGAAACAAGAAGACGAATGGGACCGTCCACGTATCATCCGTTATCACGAGATAATAACAGAACAAGAAATAGAAAAAGTCAAGGAGCTCTCCAAACCAAGG CTCAGGCGCGCCACCGTTCATGACCCTCAAACTGGCAAACTCACCACCGCCCAGTACAGAGTCTCCAAGAG TGCATGGTTGGCGGCCTATGAGCATCCGATTGTGGATCGCATCAATCAGCGCATTGAAGACATCACAGGCCTCaatgtcaaaacagcagaagaGTTACAG GTGGCAAATTATGGTGTTGGAGGACAATATGAACCCCATTTTGACTTTGGACGG AAAGATGAACCAGATGCCTTTAAAGAGCTGGGCACAGGGAATCGCATAGCAACCTGGCTCTTCTAC ATGAGTGATGTAGCAGCGGGGGGAGCCACTGTCTTTCCAGAAGTGGGAGCCGCAGTAAAGCCACTGAAG GGCACCGCAGTGTTCTGGTATAATCTGTTTCCCAGTGGAGAAGGAGATTACAGCACGAGACACGCAGCCTGTCCAGTACTAGTGGGAAACAAGTGGG tGTCAAATAAATGGATCCATGAGCGAGGTCAGGAATTCAGGAGACCCTGTGGCCTGAAAGAGACCGACTGA
- the p4ha1a gene encoding prolyl 4-hydroxylase subunit alpha-1a isoform X1: MMGVWSVCCFLLISLLKSSSAHSDFFTSIGHMTDLLFTEKDLVTSLKDYIKAEESKLEQVKQWAEKLDALTATAVQDPEGFLGHPVNAFKLMKRLNTEWGEVEDLVLKDMSDGFISNLTIQRQYFPNDEDQNGAAKALLRLQDTYKLDTQTISSGDLPGVNTGLPFKSTLTVEDCFELGKIAYSDADYYHTELWMAQALKQLDEGEESNVEIATVLDYLSYSVYQQGELERALEYTKRLLTVDPEHQRALGNLKYFDYQLAKQKKAEKEQSTKEESKKEQETSDGKKEYLPEKRKYEKLCRGEGLRMTPRRQRHLFCRYFNGNRHPFYTIGPVKQEDEWDRPRIIRYHEIITEQEIEKVKELSKPRLRRATISNPITGVLETAQYRISKSAWLAAYEHPIVDRINQRIEDITGLNVKTAEELQVANYGVGGQYEPHFDFGRKDEPDAFKELGTGNRIATWLFYMSDVAAGGATVFPEVGAAVKPLKGTAVFWYNLFPSGEGDYSTRHAACPVLVGNKWVSNKWIHERGQEFRRPCGLKETD, translated from the exons ATGATGGGAGTTTGGAGTGTGTGCTGTTTTTTACTCATCTCTCTATTAAAGTCATCCTCTGCCCACAGCGACTTCTTCACCTCCATTG GTCACATGACAGATCTGCTGTTCACAGAAAAAGACCTGGTGACATCATTGAAAGACTACATTAAAGCAGAGGAGAGCAAACTAGAGCAAGTCAAACA GTGGGCAGAGAAGCTCGATGCTTTAACAGCCACAGCCGTCCAGGACCCAGAGGGCTTTTTGGGGCATCCTGTCAATGCCTTTAAACTCATGAAGAGACTAAACACAGAATGGGGTGAAGTGGAAGATCTAGTGCTCAAGGACATGTCTGATG gctttaTCTCAAACCTGACCATTCAGCGCCAGTACTTCCCCAATGATGAAGACCAGAATGGTGCAGCAAAAGCCCTCCTCCGACTGCAGGACACATATAAACTGGACACACAGACCATCTCTTCTGGAGACCTGCCTG gtgtTAATACAGGTTTACCATTTAAAAGCACCCTAACGGTAGAGGACTGTTTTGAGCTGGGAAAAATCGCCTACTCTGACGCAGACTACTATCACACAGAGCTGTGGATGGCCCAGGCGCTCAAGCAGCTTGATGAAGGAGAAGAATCCAACGTTGAGATAGCCACTGTTCTGGACTACCTCAGTTACTCCGTCTACCAACAGGGGGAGCTGGAGAGAGCACTGGAATATACCAAGAGACTGCTTACTGTGG ATCCGGAGCACCAGCGAGCTCTTGGGAACCTAAAATATTTTGACTACCAGCTAGCCAAACAGAAGAAGGCAGAGAAGGAACAGAGCACCAAGGAAGAGAGCAAGAAGGAGCAAGAAACGTCAGATGGGAAGAAGGAATATCTCCCTGAGAAGAGGAAATATGAGAAGCTGTGTAGAGGAGAAGGACTCAGAATG ACTCCTAGGAGACAGAGGCATTTGTTCTGCCGTTACTTCAACGGTAACAGACATCCATTTTACACAATCGGGCCAGTGAAACAAGAAGACGAATGGGACCGTCCACGTATCATCCGTTATCACGAGATAATAACAGAACAAGAAATAGAAAAAGTCAAGGAGCTCTCCAAACCAAGG CTGCGCCGAGCCACCATCTCCAACCCCATTACTGGTGTCCTAGAGACTGCACAGTATCGCATCAGTAAAAG TGCATGGTTGGCGGCCTATGAGCATCCGATTGTGGATCGCATCAATCAGCGCATTGAAGACATCACAGGCCTCaatgtcaaaacagcagaagaGTTACAG GTGGCAAATTATGGTGTTGGAGGACAATATGAACCCCATTTTGACTTTGGACGG AAAGATGAACCAGATGCCTTTAAAGAGCTGGGCACAGGGAATCGCATAGCAACCTGGCTCTTCTAC ATGAGTGATGTAGCAGCGGGGGGAGCCACTGTCTTTCCAGAAGTGGGAGCCGCAGTAAAGCCACTGAAG GGCACCGCAGTGTTCTGGTATAATCTGTTTCCCAGTGGAGAAGGAGATTACAGCACGAGACACGCAGCCTGTCCAGTACTAGTGGGAAACAAGTGGG tGTCAAATAAATGGATCCATGAGCGAGGTCAGGAATTCAGGAGACCCTGTGGCCTGAAAGAGACCGACTGA
- the p4ha1a gene encoding prolyl 4-hydroxylase subunit alpha-1a isoform X3, with protein sequence MMGVWSVCCFLLISLLKSSSAHSDFFTSIGHMTDLLFTEKDLVTSLKDYIKAEESKLEQVKQWAEKLDALTATAVQDPEGFLGHPVNAFKLMKRLNTEWGEVEDLVLKDMSDGFISNLTIQRQYFPNDEDQNGAAKALLRLQDTYKLDTQTISSGDLPGVNTGLPFKSTLTVEDCFELGKIAYSDADYYHTELWMAQALKQLDEGEESNVEIATVLDYLSYSVYQQGELERALEYTKRLLTVDPEHQRALGNLKYFDYQLAKQKKAEKEQSTKEESKKEQETSDGKKEYLPEKRKYEKLCRGEGLRMTPRRQRHLFCRYFNGNRHPFYTIGPVKQEDEWDRPRIIRYHEIITEQEIEKVKELSKPRLRRATISNPITGVLETAQYRISKRRATVHDPQTGKLTTAQYRVSKSAWLAAYEHPIVDRINQRIEDITGLNVKTAEELQVANYGVGGQYEPHFDFGRKDEPDAFKELGTGNRIATWLFYMSDVAAGGATVFPEVGAAVKPLKGTAVFWYNLFPSGEGDYSTRHAACPVLVGNKWVSNKWIHERGQEFRRPCGLKETD encoded by the exons ATGATGGGAGTTTGGAGTGTGTGCTGTTTTTTACTCATCTCTCTATTAAAGTCATCCTCTGCCCACAGCGACTTCTTCACCTCCATTG GTCACATGACAGATCTGCTGTTCACAGAAAAAGACCTGGTGACATCATTGAAAGACTACATTAAAGCAGAGGAGAGCAAACTAGAGCAAGTCAAACA GTGGGCAGAGAAGCTCGATGCTTTAACAGCCACAGCCGTCCAGGACCCAGAGGGCTTTTTGGGGCATCCTGTCAATGCCTTTAAACTCATGAAGAGACTAAACACAGAATGGGGTGAAGTGGAAGATCTAGTGCTCAAGGACATGTCTGATG gctttaTCTCAAACCTGACCATTCAGCGCCAGTACTTCCCCAATGATGAAGACCAGAATGGTGCAGCAAAAGCCCTCCTCCGACTGCAGGACACATATAAACTGGACACACAGACCATCTCTTCTGGAGACCTGCCTG gtgtTAATACAGGTTTACCATTTAAAAGCACCCTAACGGTAGAGGACTGTTTTGAGCTGGGAAAAATCGCCTACTCTGACGCAGACTACTATCACACAGAGCTGTGGATGGCCCAGGCGCTCAAGCAGCTTGATGAAGGAGAAGAATCCAACGTTGAGATAGCCACTGTTCTGGACTACCTCAGTTACTCCGTCTACCAACAGGGGGAGCTGGAGAGAGCACTGGAATATACCAAGAGACTGCTTACTGTGG ATCCGGAGCACCAGCGAGCTCTTGGGAACCTAAAATATTTTGACTACCAGCTAGCCAAACAGAAGAAGGCAGAGAAGGAACAGAGCACCAAGGAAGAGAGCAAGAAGGAGCAAGAAACGTCAGATGGGAAGAAGGAATATCTCCCTGAGAAGAGGAAATATGAGAAGCTGTGTAGAGGAGAAGGACTCAGAATG ACTCCTAGGAGACAGAGGCATTTGTTCTGCCGTTACTTCAACGGTAACAGACATCCATTTTACACAATCGGGCCAGTGAAACAAGAAGACGAATGGGACCGTCCACGTATCATCCGTTATCACGAGATAATAACAGAACAAGAAATAGAAAAAGTCAAGGAGCTCTCCAAACCAAGG CTGCGCCGAGCCACCATCTCCAACCCCATTACTGGTGTCCTAGAGACTGCACAGTATCGCATCAGTAAAAG GCGCGCCACCGTTCATGACCCTCAAACTGGCAAACTCACCACCGCCCAGTACAGAGTCTCCAAGAG TGCATGGTTGGCGGCCTATGAGCATCCGATTGTGGATCGCATCAATCAGCGCATTGAAGACATCACAGGCCTCaatgtcaaaacagcagaagaGTTACAG GTGGCAAATTATGGTGTTGGAGGACAATATGAACCCCATTTTGACTTTGGACGG AAAGATGAACCAGATGCCTTTAAAGAGCTGGGCACAGGGAATCGCATAGCAACCTGGCTCTTCTAC ATGAGTGATGTAGCAGCGGGGGGAGCCACTGTCTTTCCAGAAGTGGGAGCCGCAGTAAAGCCACTGAAG GGCACCGCAGTGTTCTGGTATAATCTGTTTCCCAGTGGAGAAGGAGATTACAGCACGAGACACGCAGCCTGTCCAGTACTAGTGGGAAACAAGTGGG tGTCAAATAAATGGATCCATGAGCGAGGTCAGGAATTCAGGAGACCCTGTGGCCTGAAAGAGACCGACTGA